From the genome of Pseudomonas sp. TMP9, one region includes:
- a CDS encoding dihydrofolate reductase: MKKTLPLCMIAALAENHVIGCDNQLPWHLPADLKHFKALTLGKPIIMGRKTWDSLGRPLPGRLNLVVSRQPDLQLDGAEVFATLDAALVRANAWAQANGADELMLIGGAQLYELSLPRAERLYLTRVALSPPGDAYFPEVTEADWQLSCASEHPAGAETPAYVLEVWVRK; the protein is encoded by the coding sequence ATGAAAAAAACTCTCCCCCTCTGCATGATTGCGGCCCTCGCGGAAAACCATGTGATTGGCTGCGACAATCAATTGCCCTGGCACCTGCCAGCGGACCTCAAGCACTTCAAAGCGCTGACCTTGGGTAAGCCGATCATCATGGGTCGCAAAACGTGGGACTCGCTCGGTCGGCCGCTGCCCGGACGCCTTAATCTAGTGGTGAGCCGCCAACCGGACTTGCAACTGGACGGTGCCGAAGTGTTCGCCACTCTCGATGCTGCTCTCGTGCGCGCCAACGCTTGGGCGCAAGCCAATGGCGCTGATGAGCTGATGCTGATCGGTGGTGCGCAGTTATATGAGTTGAGCCTGCCCCGTGCTGAGCGCTTGTACCTGACGCGCGTGGCCCTCAGCCCGCCAGGTGATGCCTACTTCCCTGAAGTGACCGAGGCTGATTGGCAGCTGTCTTGCGCCAGCGAACACCCGGCCGGTGCAGAAACGCCTGCTTATGTGCTTGAAGTGTGGGTGCGCAAGTAG
- a CDS encoding transporter substrate-binding domain-containing protein gives MARVLIVLWLMLLGLNTAVAEPSEPLLRVGISEVPPFVIKELDGSWRGISIDLWSSVASQAGYRFELLPMPFERLLTSLEEGQLDVVVGALTMTAEREERFDFTHPFYRTGLAIGLQRDGDKSGWMALKGLLSWQFLSLIGGLAVLLLLVGALLWLFERRNNQEQFGGTPVQGLGSSFWWAAVTMTTVGYGDKAPVTLGGRLVGLVWMFTGLIMVSTFTAAVASMLTVGNLQGGIQGAEDLRRAHVASVENTSGALYLQSQRIRHSTYPSVMAAMQAVQQGEAEAVVYDLPIMQYRNGELNQGGLRILPGTFENQSYAFALASGSPYRERINLELLRAVGEDEWTKVQRLYLGAP, from the coding sequence ATGGCGAGAGTTCTAATCGTCTTGTGGCTGATGCTGCTAGGGCTGAATACAGCGGTCGCAGAACCGAGCGAACCGCTGCTGCGGGTGGGTATCAGTGAGGTGCCGCCCTTCGTAATCAAAGAGCTAGATGGCAGTTGGCGTGGCATCAGCATCGACTTATGGAGCAGCGTTGCCAGTCAAGCGGGCTACCGTTTTGAACTGTTGCCCATGCCCTTTGAGCGCCTCCTGACGAGCTTAGAAGAAGGTCAGTTGGACGTGGTGGTGGGTGCGCTGACCATGACCGCTGAGCGTGAGGAACGCTTCGACTTTACCCATCCTTTTTACCGCACCGGCTTGGCTATCGGCCTGCAACGTGATGGCGATAAAAGTGGTTGGATGGCGCTCAAAGGGCTGCTCTCTTGGCAATTTCTAAGCCTAATTGGCGGCTTGGCGGTGTTATTGCTGCTGGTCGGGGCGCTGCTCTGGTTGTTTGAGCGACGTAATAATCAGGAGCAGTTTGGTGGCACGCCCGTGCAAGGCTTGGGGTCCAGCTTTTGGTGGGCAGCGGTGACCATGACCACCGTGGGCTACGGCGACAAAGCGCCGGTCACTTTAGGCGGGCGTTTAGTCGGGCTGGTGTGGATGTTTACGGGCTTAATCATGGTGTCGACCTTTACCGCAGCGGTTGCCAGCATGCTCACCGTGGGCAACCTGCAAGGTGGTATCCAAGGTGCTGAAGACCTGCGCCGTGCCCATGTCGCTAGTGTCGAAAACACCTCCGGTGCACTCTATTTGCAGAGCCAGCGCATTCGCCACAGCACCTACCCTAGCGTGATGGCCGCCATGCAGGCCGTTCAGCAAGGTGAAGCCGAGGCTGTGGTCTATGACCTGCCGATCATGCAGTACCGCAATGGTGAGTTAAACCAAGGTGGGCTGCGCATTCTGCCCGGCACGTTTGAGAATCAGTCCTACGCCTTTGCGCTGGCCAGTGGCAGCCCCTACCGCGAGCGCATCAACCTAGAGTTGCTGCGCGCGGTGGGGGAGGATGAATGGACCAAGGTGCAGCGTCTTTACTTAGGTGCACCCTAA
- the ilvD gene encoding dihydroxy-acid dehydratase → MPDYRSKTSTHGRNMAGARALWRATGMKDEDFKKPIIAVSNSFTQFVPGHVHLKDMGQLVAREIERAGGVAKEFNTIAVDDGIAMGHDGMLYSLPSREIIADSVEYMVNAHCADAIVCISNCDKITPGMLMAAMRLNIPVVFVSGGPMEAGKTKLASHGLDLVDAMVIAADENASDETVAEYERSACPTCGSCSGMFTANSMNCLTEALGLSLPGNGSTLATHSDREQLFLKAGRTIVELCKRYYGEGDESVLPRNIANFKAFENAMMLDIAMGGSTNTILHLLAAAQEAEIDFDLRDIDRLSRIVPQLCKVAPNIQKYHMEDVHRAGGVFSILGSLARGGLLHTDLPTVHSTSMAEAIAQWDITQTDDEAVHTFFKAGPAGIPTQTAFSQSTRWDTVDDDRENGCIRSVEHAYSKEGGLAVLYGNIAIDGCVVKTAGVDESIHIFEGNAKIFESQDSAVRGILADEVVAGDIVIIRYEGPKGGPGMQEMLYPTSYLKSKGLGKDCALLTDGRFSGGTSGLSIGHASPEAAAGGAIGLVREGDKILINIHERSINLLVSDAEISHRRHEQDRKGWKPVEHRPRKVTTALKAYALLATSADKGAVRDIALLDKLVP, encoded by the coding sequence ATGCCTGATTACCGCTCTAAAACCTCCACTCACGGTCGCAATATGGCCGGCGCTCGCGCCCTGTGGCGCGCCACCGGGATGAAGGATGAAGACTTTAAGAAGCCGATTATTGCCGTTTCCAACTCCTTTACTCAGTTCGTGCCTGGCCACGTGCACTTGAAGGACATGGGCCAACTGGTTGCCCGCGAGATCGAGCGCGCCGGCGGCGTGGCTAAAGAATTCAACACCATTGCTGTTGATGATGGCATCGCCATGGGCCACGACGGCATGCTTTATTCGCTGCCAAGTCGCGAAATTATCGCCGACTCGGTGGAATACATGGTCAACGCCCACTGCGCCGATGCCATCGTGTGCATCTCTAACTGCGACAAAATCACCCCCGGCATGCTGATGGCCGCCATGCGCCTGAACATTCCGGTGGTCTTCGTCTCAGGCGGGCCGATGGAAGCGGGCAAAACCAAGCTGGCCAGTCACGGCCTCGACTTGGTGGATGCCATGGTGATTGCCGCTGACGAGAACGCCAGCGACGAGACCGTTGCCGAATACGAACGCAGCGCCTGCCCCACGTGCGGCAGCTGCTCGGGCATGTTCACCGCCAACTCGATGAACTGCCTGACCGAAGCCTTGGGCTTGTCCTTGCCGGGCAACGGTTCGACCCTGGCCACTCACAGTGACCGCGAGCAGCTGTTCCTTAAAGCCGGGCGCACCATCGTTGAGCTGTGTAAACGCTACTACGGTGAGGGTGACGAGTCGGTCCTGCCGCGCAACATTGCCAATTTCAAAGCGTTCGAAAACGCCATGATGCTCGACATCGCCATGGGCGGTTCGACTAACACCATCCTGCACCTGCTGGCCGCCGCCCAAGAAGCTGAGATCGATTTCGACCTGCGTGATATCGACCGCCTGTCGCGCATCGTCCCGCAACTGTGCAAGGTCGCGCCAAATATCCAGAAGTACCACATGGAAGACGTGCACCGCGCCGGCGGGGTGTTCTCCATTCTCGGTTCACTGGCCCGTGGTGGCTTGCTGCACACTGACCTGCCGACCGTGCACAGCACGTCGATGGCCGAGGCCATTGCCCAATGGGACATCACCCAGACCGATGATGAAGCCGTGCACACCTTCTTTAAAGCCGGCCCAGCGGGCATCCCCACGCAAACGGCGTTTAGCCAGAGTACGCGCTGGGACACGGTGGACGACGACCGTGAGAACGGCTGCATCCGCAGCGTTGAGCATGCGTATTCAAAAGAAGGCGGCCTCGCCGTGCTGTATGGCAACATTGCCATCGACGGCTGCGTGGTAAAAACCGCCGGTGTGGATGAATCAATCCATATCTTTGAAGGCAATGCGAAAATCTTTGAAAGCCAGGACAGCGCCGTGCGCGGCATCCTCGCCGATGAAGTGGTTGCCGGCGACATCGTCATCATTCGCTATGAAGGCCCGAAAGGCGGCCCGGGCATGCAGGAAATGCTCTACCCAACCTCGTACCTGAAGTCTAAGGGGCTGGGTAAAGACTGCGCCCTGCTCACCGATGGGCGTTTTTCCGGCGGCACCTCGGGTTTGTCCATTGGCCACGCGTCACCGGAAGCGGCTGCCGGCGGCGCCATCGGTTTGGTGCGCGAAGGCGACAAGATTTTGATCAACATCCACGAGCGCAGCATCAACCTGCTGGTCAGCGACGCTGAGATTTCCCATCGTCGTCACGAGCAAGATAGAAAAGGCTGGAAGCCCGTGGAACATCGCCCACGCAAAGTCACGACCGCGCTCAAGGCCTACGCCCTGCTCGCTACCAGCGCCGACAAAGGCGCAGTACGTGATATCGCATTGCTGGACAAGCTGGTGCCATAA
- a CDS encoding DUF2868 domain-containing protein yields MEPRVRPFENPTPSRLQRLWLSETIRLREEHAGPLEDSEANRRAQAQGGALSERIQTRAWLLGERDGQVQALQHWLQGARLAGLFLLLLAILSGSGLAVAALGDGLRSVNVFWALGSLLGVHLLLLLGWTLSLLLSRDSAGALGLVWLWLSAKLARDAQAAQLAPSLLLMLQRQRISRWGLGVLVHGFWLLTLLTALLTLLALLATRRYGFVWESTLLGGDSFIALTHALGSLPALLGFSLPDAELIRASGDSVLASEQARLSWAGWLVGVLVVYGLLPRAGLLLLCLWRWQRGQAALTLDLSLPGYSLLREHLQPSSERLGICDAAPAQLHQAHAGSSVVDSQGAVLVAVELDPQRSWPPPLPNGISDAGVIDSREQRKQLLDQLSRFPPARLLIACDPRRSPDRGSLALLGELARSAAATRICLLPPPPGETLDSARLDDWHRALEQLELQHSNSLPLSWLEHGHD; encoded by the coding sequence ATGGAACCGCGTGTGCGCCCATTTGAAAACCCCACACCCAGCCGCCTGCAACGCCTCTGGCTCAGTGAAACCATTCGTCTGCGCGAAGAGCATGCCGGGCCGCTGGAAGACAGTGAGGCCAATCGTCGCGCTCAGGCTCAAGGCGGCGCACTCAGCGAGCGTATCCAGACCCGGGCCTGGCTGCTGGGTGAACGCGACGGCCAAGTTCAGGCCTTGCAGCATTGGTTGCAGGGTGCGCGCCTAGCCGGGCTGTTTTTATTGTTGCTGGCCATCCTCAGCGGCAGCGGCCTGGCGGTAGCAGCGCTGGGTGACGGCCTGCGCTCGGTCAACGTATTTTGGGCTTTAGGCAGCTTGCTTGGCGTGCATCTGCTGCTGCTACTGGGCTGGACGCTGAGCCTGCTACTGAGTCGTGACAGCGCCGGCGCCCTCGGGCTTGTGTGGCTGTGGCTAAGCGCCAAGCTCGCCCGCGACGCTCAAGCCGCGCAGCTGGCTCCCTCGCTGCTGCTGATGCTGCAACGCCAACGCATCAGTCGCTGGGGCTTGGGTGTGCTGGTGCACGGTTTTTGGTTACTGACCCTGCTCACGGCCTTGCTGACCTTGCTGGCCCTGCTGGCCACTCGGCGTTACGGCTTCGTCTGGGAAAGCACCCTGCTCGGCGGGGACAGCTTTATCGCACTGACCCACGCCCTCGGCAGCCTGCCAGCGCTGCTCGGTTTTAGCCTGCCCGATGCTGAATTGATCCGCGCCAGCGGCGACAGCGTCTTAGCCAGCGAACAGGCAAGGCTGAGCTGGGCCGGTTGGCTGGTGGGCGTACTGGTGGTTTACGGTCTGCTGCCGCGCGCGGGCCTGCTGTTGCTGTGCCTGTGGCGTTGGCAACGTGGTCAGGCAGCCTTAACGCTGGACCTCAGCCTGCCCGGCTACAGCCTGCTGCGCGAGCACTTGCAACCGAGCAGTGAACGCCTGGGTATTTGCGACGCCGCACCCGCGCAGCTGCATCAGGCGCACGCGGGCAGCAGTGTGGTCGACAGCCAAGGCGCCGTGCTGGTGGCGGTCGAGCTCGACCCACAGCGCAGCTGGCCGCCGCCGCTGCCTAACGGCATTAGCGATGCGGGAGTCATCGACAGCCGTGAACAGCGCAAGCAGCTGCTCGACCAACTCAGCCGCTTTCCACCTGCACGCCTGCTGATTGCCTGCGACCCACGTCGCTCGCCGGACCGTGGCAGCCTGGCGCTACTCGGCGAGCTGGCACGCAGCGCCGCCGCCACACGCATTTGCCTGCTGCCGCCACCGCCCGGTGAAACCCTCGACAGCGCCCGCTTAGACGACTGGCACCGCGCACTGGAACAACTAGAACTGCAGCACAGCAACAGCCTGCCGCTCAGCTGGTTGGAGCATGGCCATGACTAA
- a CDS encoding thymidylate synthase — MQQYLDLMRLVRETGTSKSDRTGTGTYSLFAQQMRFNLADGFPLVTTKKCHLKSIIHELLWFLQGDTNIKYLKDNGVRIWDEWADENGDLGPVYGYQWRSWPTPNGGSIDQISTLIEMIKTNPDSRRLIVSAWNPALVEQMALPPCHALFQFYVADGKLSCQLYQRSADIFLGVPFNIASYALLTMMVAQVCDLQLGEFIWTGGDCHLYANHIEQTDLQLTREPLPLPVMKLNPEVKDLLAFKFEDFELLGYQAHPHIPAPVAV; from the coding sequence ATGCAGCAATACCTCGACCTGATGCGCTTGGTGCGCGAGACCGGGACCTCCAAAAGCGACCGCACCGGCACCGGCACTTACAGCCTGTTCGCCCAGCAGATGCGCTTTAACCTGGCGGACGGCTTCCCGCTGGTAACCACCAAGAAGTGCCACCTCAAATCCATCATTCACGAGCTGCTGTGGTTCTTGCAGGGCGACACCAACATCAAGTACCTGAAAGATAACGGCGTGCGCATCTGGGATGAGTGGGCCGATGAAAACGGTGACCTCGGCCCGGTGTATGGCTACCAGTGGCGCAGCTGGCCCACGCCGAATGGGGGCTCGATCGACCAAATCAGCACGCTGATCGAGATGATCAAAACCAACCCGGACTCGCGCCGCCTGATCGTTTCCGCCTGGAACCCCGCACTGGTCGAGCAGATGGCCCTGCCGCCGTGCCACGCGTTGTTCCAGTTCTATGTGGCCGATGGCAAGCTCAGTTGCCAGCTGTATCAGCGCTCTGCGGATATCTTTTTGGGCGTGCCTTTTAACATCGCCAGTTACGCCCTGCTGACCATGATGGTGGCGCAGGTGTGTGATTTGCAGTTGGGCGAGTTCATTTGGACCGGTGGCGACTGCCACCTCTACGCCAACCATATTGAACAGACCGATCTGCAGTTGACCCGGGAGCCGCTGCCGCTGCCGGTGATGAAACTCAACCCCGAGGTGAAGGATTTGCTGGCCTTCAAATTCGAGGACTTTGAGCTGCTCGGCTACCAGGCGCATCCGCATATTCCGGCCCCTGTAGCGGTCTGA
- a CDS encoding diguanylate cyclase, giving the protein MKLPHLEWVNQDSPYLRQHQQGFRLLQFDDELEQAFKLYHADLLLRRMRWALLVATLIALVFVLVDALNLPDPLRGQILSVRIGVIQPVLLLAWLATYRRGLRQHLQLIGGIASLLCGLAVASIIGLARHHHFALPYEGIILVTVFFYFMVNLRFTTAVLCGWLVFVAYVAVEVATGLTADLLVSNALFLGLANIIGSVGCYSLEHAARQNFIAHGLLQELAEKDFLTGLLNRRAFSERAERSWRQAQREKQALGVVMMDVDFFKRYNDHYGHAAGDEALRLIAKVIGEHARRPLDCAARYGGEEFVGIWYGLSEAQLLVILEAIRSGIEALGLSHAYSDAAGVVTVSLGLAYLTPQSHQGLGEALRLADVALYLAKEQGRNRVMAKRQEGEAK; this is encoded by the coding sequence GTGAAGTTACCGCACTTGGAGTGGGTCAATCAGGATTCGCCGTACCTGCGTCAGCATCAGCAAGGCTTTCGCCTGCTGCAGTTTGACGATGAACTGGAGCAGGCGTTCAAGCTGTATCACGCGGATTTACTGTTGCGCCGCATGCGTTGGGCGCTGCTGGTGGCGACGCTCATCGCACTGGTATTTGTGCTGGTGGATGCGCTCAACCTACCGGACCCACTGCGCGGGCAAATACTCAGCGTACGCATAGGCGTGATTCAGCCTGTGTTGTTGCTGGCTTGGTTGGCGACCTATCGACGCGGTCTGCGTCAGCATCTGCAGCTGATTGGCGGCATTGCCTCGCTGCTGTGCGGGTTAGCGGTAGCAAGCATTATTGGTTTGGCCCGTCATCACCACTTTGCGCTGCCCTATGAGGGCATCATCTTGGTGACGGTGTTCTTTTATTTCATGGTCAACCTGCGTTTCACCACGGCGGTGCTGTGTGGCTGGTTGGTGTTTGTGGCCTATGTCGCCGTTGAGGTGGCCACGGGGCTAACGGCTGACCTGCTGGTGAGCAACGCCCTGTTTCTTGGCTTGGCCAACATCATTGGCTCAGTGGGTTGTTACTCGCTGGAACACGCCGCACGGCAAAATTTTATCGCCCATGGTCTGCTCCAGGAACTGGCCGAGAAGGACTTTCTGACCGGGCTGCTCAACCGCCGCGCCTTTAGCGAGCGGGCTGAGCGCAGTTGGCGTCAGGCCCAGCGAGAAAAGCAGGCGCTGGGCGTGGTGATGATGGATGTCGATTTCTTCAAACGCTACAACGACCATTATGGCCACGCGGCCGGCGACGAGGCGCTGCGTCTGATCGCCAAGGTGATTGGCGAGCACGCCCGGCGACCGCTGGACTGCGCGGCCCGTTATGGCGGCGAGGAGTTTGTCGGCATCTGGTACGGCCTGAGTGAGGCGCAACTGCTGGTCATCCTGGAGGCTATCCGCAGTGGGATTGAGGCCTTGGGCCTGAGCCATGCTTATTCGGATGCCGCTGGGGTGGTCACGGTGAGCCTCGGATTGGCTTATCTGACCCCGCAGTCCCATCAGGGGTTGGGCGAGGCGCTGCGCTTGGCGGATGTTGCCCTCTACCTGGCGAAGGAGCAGGGGCGGAACCGCGTGATGGCCAAACGTCAGGAGGGCGAGGCGAAGTGA
- the lgt gene encoding prolipoprotein diacylglyceryl transferase, producing MLPYPQIDPVALALGPLKIHWYGLMYLIGIGGAWWLASRRVNAFAPSWNKEKLSDLVFWVAMGVILGGRLGYVLFYDLAAYIAEPARMLRIWEGGMSFHGGFIGVMLASWWFGKRNGKSFFELMDFIAPLVPIGLGAGRIGNFINAELWGKATDVPWAMVFPTDPQQLARHPSQLYQFALEGLALFAVLWFYSRKPRPTMAISGMFAATYGIFRFIVEFVRVPDAQLGYLAGGWLTMGQVLCVPMVLGGLGLIAYAYKRQAAQEAV from the coding sequence ATGCTGCCTTACCCGCAGATTGACCCGGTTGCACTGGCCCTTGGCCCGCTAAAGATTCACTGGTACGGCCTGATGTACCTGATTGGTATTGGCGGCGCTTGGTGGTTGGCCTCGCGCCGCGTCAACGCCTTTGCGCCGAGCTGGAACAAAGAAAAGCTCTCTGATCTGGTGTTCTGGGTGGCGATGGGGGTGATCCTCGGCGGCCGTCTGGGCTACGTACTGTTTTACGACCTGGCCGCTTATATCGCCGAGCCGGCCCGCATGCTGCGCATCTGGGAAGGCGGCATGTCGTTCCATGGTGGCTTCATCGGAGTAATGCTGGCCAGCTGGTGGTTCGGCAAACGCAACGGCAAGAGCTTCTTCGAGTTGATGGACTTTATCGCGCCCCTCGTGCCGATTGGTCTGGGTGCTGGGCGCATCGGGAATTTCATCAATGCCGAGCTGTGGGGCAAAGCCACCGACGTGCCATGGGCGATGGTCTTCCCCACCGACCCGCAACAGCTGGCGCGCCACCCTTCGCAGCTCTATCAATTTGCGCTGGAAGGCCTCGCGCTGTTCGCCGTGCTCTGGTTTTACTCGCGTAAACCGCGCCCGACTATGGCAATTTCCGGCATGTTCGCCGCCACCTACGGCATCTTCCGCTTTATCGTCGAGTTCGTTCGTGTGCCGGATGCCCAGCTCGGTTACCTGGCGGGTGGCTGGCTGACCATGGGCCAAGTGCTGTGTGTACCCATGGTGCTTGGCGGGCTGGGGCTGATCGCATACGCCTACAAACGACAGGCTGCACAGGAGGCCGTGTAA
- a CDS encoding sulfite exporter TauE/SafE family protein → MELLLYLVLGAAAGTLAGLFGVGGGIIIVPVLVLSFAAQGFDPVVLTHLAVGTSLATIIFTSINSVLEHQRKGAVLWPVFAWMTLGILLGAGVGAASATAIQGPLLQKIIGVFAIIIAVQMALELKPKASRTVPGKPALALAGGVIGWASAIFGIGGGSLTVPFLTWRSVPMQKAVATSSACGLPIALASALSFIWLGWAKPELPQWSVGFVYLPALLGIAIPSMFFARIGARLAHTLSPRLLKRLFALLLFSVGLSFLV, encoded by the coding sequence ATGGAACTGCTGCTGTATTTGGTCTTGGGCGCTGCGGCCGGAACGCTGGCAGGGCTGTTTGGCGTAGGCGGCGGCATCATCATTGTGCCGGTACTGGTGCTGAGTTTTGCTGCTCAGGGTTTTGATCCGGTTGTACTGACGCACCTAGCCGTCGGCACGTCGCTGGCGACCATCATCTTCACCTCGATCAATTCTGTGCTTGAACACCAGCGCAAAGGCGCGGTGCTGTGGCCGGTGTTTGCCTGGATGACCTTGGGTATTTTGCTCGGCGCTGGAGTGGGTGCTGCATCTGCTACGGCCATCCAAGGCCCGCTGCTGCAGAAAATTATTGGCGTTTTCGCCATTATTATTGCCGTGCAAATGGCCTTGGAGCTAAAACCCAAAGCCAGTCGCACGGTGCCCGGTAAGCCCGCCTTGGCCCTTGCCGGCGGGGTGATTGGCTGGGCGTCGGCGATTTTCGGCATTGGTGGCGGCTCGCTGACCGTGCCGTTTCTGACTTGGCGCAGCGTGCCGATGCAAAAGGCGGTGGCGACGTCCTCAGCCTGCGGCCTACCGATTGCACTGGCCAGCGCCCTGAGTTTTATCTGGTTGGGCTGGGCTAAACCCGAACTGCCGCAGTGGAGCGTGGGGTTTGTGTACCTGCCAGCACTGCTCGGGATTGCCATCCCCAGTATGTTTTTCGCCCGAATAGGCGCGCGCTTGGCGCACACACTGTCGCCGCGTCTGCTCAAACGTTTGTTTGCCCTGCTGTTATTCAGCGTGGGCCTGAGTTTCCTCGTTTAA
- a CDS encoding DUF3482 domain-containing protein, which produces MSPLLKLAVVGHTNVGKTSLLRTLTRDVGFGEVSHRPSTTRHVEGARLSVDGEAVLELYDTPGLEDAIALLEYLERLDRPGERLDGPARLARFLEGSEARQRFEQEAKVLRQLLASDAGLYVIDAREPVLAKYRDELAVLTMCGRPLLPVLNFVSSSQHREQAWRDALARLGLHALVCFDSVAPPLDGERRLYDSLALLLEKARPHLQRLADDHQAQRQLRRNSAARLIAELLLDCAACRRSVAAQTLLEQGAIRELHQVIRQREQRCVEALLRLYAFRQEDAKAAELPLLDGRWGDDLFNPETLKQLGIKVGGGMAAGAATGVGVDLLVGGITLGAAAVVGALIGGSAQTLRSYGARLKGKLKGQRELSVDDAVLRLLGLRQQHLLQALQNRGHAAVEAITLATPQEASWREGKLPDALYKARAHPEWSSLNPGACLQQSEREIQLRALTDALQSTA; this is translated from the coding sequence GTGAGCCCCCTACTCAAACTCGCCGTGGTCGGCCACACCAATGTCGGCAAGACCTCGCTGCTGCGCACCCTGACCCGCGATGTTGGCTTCGGCGAGGTCTCGCATCGCCCCAGCACCACCCGGCATGTCGAAGGTGCACGCCTCTCGGTAGACGGTGAAGCCGTGCTGGAACTGTATGACACGCCCGGTCTTGAAGACGCTATCGCCCTGCTGGAGTATCTGGAACGCTTGGATCGTCCCGGCGAACGCTTGGACGGCCCAGCGCGACTGGCGCGCTTTCTAGAAGGCAGCGAAGCCCGTCAGCGTTTTGAGCAGGAGGCCAAGGTGCTGCGGCAACTGCTCGCCTCAGATGCCGGCTTGTACGTGATTGATGCCCGCGAACCGGTGCTGGCCAAATACCGTGATGAGCTGGCGGTGCTGACCATGTGTGGCCGACCGCTGCTGCCCGTGCTGAATTTTGTTAGCAGCAGCCAGCACCGTGAGCAGGCGTGGCGTGATGCCCTCGCCCGTCTTGGCCTGCATGCGTTGGTGTGCTTCGACAGCGTGGCGCCGCCGTTGGATGGCGAGCGGCGCCTGTATGACAGCCTCGCCCTGCTGCTGGAAAAAGCCCGGCCACACCTGCAACGGCTGGCTGATGACCATCAGGCGCAGCGCCAGCTAAGGCGCAACAGTGCCGCCCGGCTAATCGCTGAACTGCTGCTCGACTGCGCCGCATGTAGGCGCAGCGTGGCCGCGCAAACCCTGCTGGAGCAAGGCGCAATCCGCGAGCTGCACCAGGTTATTCGCCAGCGCGAACAGCGTTGCGTCGAGGCCCTGCTGCGCCTGTACGCCTTTCGCCAAGAAGACGCCAAAGCCGCTGAGCTGCCCTTGCTGGACGGCCGCTGGGGCGATGATTTATTCAACCCGGAAACCCTCAAGCAACTTGGCATCAAGGTCGGCGGCGGCATGGCGGCGGGCGCCGCTACCGGTGTCGGGGTTGATTTGCTGGTCGGCGGCATCACCTTGGGCGCGGCAGCTGTGGTCGGTGCGCTGATCGGCGGCAGTGCACAAACCTTACGCAGTTACGGCGCACGACTAAAAGGCAAACTCAAAGGCCAGCGCGAGCTGAGCGTCGACGACGCGGTGCTACGCCTGCTCGGCCTGCGCCAACAACACCTCCTGCAGGCGCTGCAAAACCGTGGCCACGCTGCTGTCGAGGCCATCACCCTAGCCACTCCGCAGGAGGCCAGCTGGCGCGAGGGCAAACTGCCAGACGCCCTGTACAAAGCCCGTGCCCACCCCGAATGGTCATCGCTCAACCCTGGCGCATGCTTGCAGCAAAGCGAGCGTGAGATACAGCTGAGGGCGCTGACCGACGCCCTACAGAGCACCGCTTAG
- a CDS encoding YitT family protein has protein sequence MNDADTDHTEPDSIAALFMRHPLWEDGLALVLGTAMVAMGISLYSEAGLLTGGTVGLAFLMKYLLGWPFGLVFFLINVPFYALAIWRMGWPFTLRTFCAVGLVSLFAELTPHWIGFTHLNAVYAALFGGFAMGLGLLMLFRHRASLGGVNILALYLQERFGVRAGKVQMSIDVLIVLAAVLVVSLDKVALSILGALALNMVLAINHRVGRYMGVS, from the coding sequence ATGAATGACGCTGATACCGATCACACCGAGCCGGATAGCATCGCGGCGCTGTTTATGCGCCATCCGCTCTGGGAGGACGGCTTGGCCTTGGTGTTGGGCACCGCCATGGTGGCCATGGGCATTAGCCTTTACAGCGAGGCGGGGTTGTTGACGGGCGGTACAGTCGGTTTGGCATTCCTGATGAAATACCTACTGGGCTGGCCATTCGGGCTGGTGTTCTTTCTGATCAACGTGCCGTTTTACGCCTTGGCCATCTGGCGCATGGGATGGCCGTTCACCCTGCGTACTTTCTGCGCGGTGGGGCTGGTCTCGCTGTTTGCAGAGTTGACGCCGCACTGGATCGGTTTCACCCACCTGAACGCTGTATATGCGGCGTTGTTTGGCGGTTTTGCCATGGGCTTGGGCCTGCTGATGCTGTTTCGCCATCGCGCCAGCCTTGGCGGGGTGAATATCCTTGCACTGTATCTGCAAGAACGCTTCGGCGTGCGTGCCGGTAAGGTGCAGATGAGCATTGATGTGCTGATCGTGCTGGCGGCGGTGCTAGTGGTGTCGCTGGATAAGGTGGCGCTGTCGATCCTCGGCGCACTGGCATTGAACATGGTGCTGGCGATCAACCATCGCGTCGGGCGTTATATGGGCGTGAGTTAG